The Methanobacterium sp. Maddingley MBC34 genome segment AAAAATTCAGCCAATTTCTAAATAGTTCTTTTCAATCTAACAAAAGTTTCATAGTAAGGAGCTCCATTTCCCTGGTCACTTACCAGATCAGGTGTCAGAATATTCACACACTTGTTATATTTTCGCCATCCGCCCCTATGGGTGAGAACGTAATCCGGTCTAAGGCCATTATTTTCCTTAACTTTAACTAAAAGTCTGCCCTGCCTTGATTCAAGCCAGACTTCTTCACCATCTTCAATATCTATTTCTTTAAGAACTTTTGGATGGATTTGTACTACAAGAACACTTTTTCCATGTTCATTTTCAGGTATTTCCGAACCTATCCAATCTCTGGGACTAACTGATAGTAATCGAAGGTTAAAGCCATTATTTAATTTGAAATTTTCATTTATCATCGCATCTGCAATTTTGAGATGAAGTTCAGTTGGGAATTCATAATTCCCGGATTCAGTTTCGAAGTTGCCATCAGAAAAGGGGGTAACTGGGGCGGATGGGAATCTGTAGGGTTTTCTTAGAAGTTCTTCCAGTGATATTCCCTCATGGATTATGGGTTCTGCTAGTTTGCCCAGCCATTCACGTGGTGATCCTGCCATTTCCTCTCCAAATCCAAGTTTCACTGCTAATTCCTGGAATATCTGTAATTCGGATCTGGCCTCACCACCGGGTTTGATAACGGGGTTGAGGGGTGATATCCAGTTATGACCATAGCTGCCCACCAGATCTTCCTCTTCCAAAAAGCTGGTTGCTGGTAAAAAGAGATTCGCCACATCAGCAGTATCATTAAGGAAATGATCGACCATTATAACATCATCAACACTTTGAAATGCTTTTTTAACTTTGGGGGTGTTGGCCAGCATTGCTAAAGGATTCCCTGCAGTGATAAAAATGAGTTTAATAGGAGGATCCTGTGTCTGGATGATTTCTTCACCAACAATGGGTATGGTCAGTTTCCTTTGATTAGGTGCCTGATCATCAAGGGCATGCTGGTGGTTGAAGTATCCGTATTCATCAAAACCATGACTTACGCCCCCACCACTTTTGCCAATGTTCCCGGTAATGGCAGCCAATGCATCGATAAGGCGGAAAGTCAGATGACTCTGTCTGTAACGTTGCAAACCCCAACCTAATATGATGCTACTGGGATGACCAGATGCGTATAATCTTGCCAGTTCATAAAGGTCGTCCAGGGGGACATCGGTTATTTTGGAAAGTTCATTCAGGCTGTAATCATTCAGTAACTCCTGGTAATCCTGGAAGTATTCTGTATTCTTGTTTATGAATTCTTCATCAAAGAAACCTTCTTTTAATATTATTTTGGCAATGGCAATGGCCAAAAAACTGTCAGAACCTGGAACCGGCTGCAGGTATATATCTGCTCTACGGCTGGTTGGGGTGTTCACCGGATCAATGACCACCAGTTTAACCCCTTTCCGGCGAGCCTGGATAATGATCTTCCACAGATGAACATCGGTGACTGCAGGATTCCTCCCCCAAACCAGTATAACATTACTGTTAAGGTGATCGAGGGGGTCATGGGATATTCTCACTCCCATATCAATTTCCTGACCTGCCTGCCCGGTTCCTCCGCATATTGATCCGCAAAGGGTGGAAACACCACCTAATAGATTAAAAAAGCGACGATTAATAATTCTAAGAGCAGTACGGGCCCCGTATCCCTGATAGTAAAGGATCGACTGGCTTCCATAGTTTTCACAAGCATTCCTTATTTTACTGGTTGCTATATTCAGGGCTTCATCCCAGCCTATCTGCACCCATTCCCCATCTTCTTTCTTCAATGGATGTAAAATTCTTCTATCGCTGTAAAATCGCTCTTCTAAGTAGTGTTTCATATTCTTGCAGATAAAACCGCTGGTTATCTCATGTTCAGGATTTCCACGTAGTTTAACAATTCTTTCATTTTCTACTTGGGCGATGATACTGCATGTTCCTGGACAGTCGGCTGTACATGCTGTTAAAACTTCCCTCATAACAATTCTCCGATAGGACTCCAATAAATATAACTCCAATTAACTCCAATAATATAACTCCAATTAACTCAAATAATATAACTCCAATAAAACTCTAATACGAATAATATGTTTGAAAAGTTTGATATAATGGAGTATTGATATCTGTGAGTAAATAGATTCTACTCATTAATAGAATCTACGCATTTTAGTATGTTAATTAATTTTTACATGCCATGATTATATCAAAAAGATATTTTATTGAAAAATAAAGAAAGGAATCCCTTTTGAGGAATCATAATTATTCACTTTTTTATCTACTTTTATTCTGTTATGTTAATGGCTGAGCTGGGACATAGATCCTGGCACATTTCGCATAAGTTACAATCTTTTCCTGATTTGGTGATTATTTTATTATTTTCCAATTGAAAAATTGACATGGGACAGGAATCCACACATTCTGCACAGTCACTGGCATCGCATTTATTATGATCAATCTCTATCCGGGGCATCTTCTCCCTCCATTTTCTTATTTGATTTTATTTCCTGGATAACCGAAGCAAGGTAACCGGTTATAGCATTTGTTATGGTCTCTTTTTTTGATTCTACTACTTCAATTCCCATTTCCTGTAGTTTTTGACGGGGTTCCTCACCTATTCTTCGACAAAATACTACTCTGCAATCTTTTAAAATTTCCAAACCTCTTTTCCAACGATATTCATGATCGTAAATTGGTTTTTTACTTTTTTCCCTCAATTCTACAAATTCGAGGCCTCCTTTTCCCATCTGGAAGATGAGATAGTGGCTGGCCTGTCCAAAGTGCTGGTCTACTGTCTCACCATCGCTAGAGGCAACTGCGATCTTCATTTGGTCCTCCAGGGGGATCATTTTCTAAATAAGTCTTTAATATTCTGATTTCCCCCTTTGATTCAAGGATTTGATTATCTTTTTGCATTGTCTTTTTCATCATGGTCTGGAATATTTAGGATAATTGCTGCTTTGGGACATATCTCTATACATTCCTGACACATTTTACAGTACACTGGGGAGGTAACGGTTACAACATCATTGATTGTGAAAACATTATTAGGGCAGACGTACGCGCATTTAGCGCATTTTGAACCTTGGCAACGGTTTTGGTCTAATATAATATCGATCATGCCCTTACTCCTCATAAATATCCATTATTTAATTCTCCACACCATCCATTAACTCATAACCTGCTTCATCATAGTAGTGATGGATGATGGTGTTGGTGAGCTGGTCCAAAAGATTTAAACTTCCCTTGTAACCTAAAATACGGATTCTCTGGGCACCAACCCGGTCAAATATTGGAAATCCAACTCGGAACAGGGGAATGTTCTCATCAACGGCTATACGGGCTCCGTAAGAGTTTCCTATCAGGAGATCTACTCCTGTTTTTTTAACCTGCTGGTGCAGATCGTAGAGATCTCCACCATTGAGTATCACCGGGTCATGTCCAGTTTTACGGATGATTTGTTGAATGTCTGTGCTGAATTTGCTACTATGGGTTCCGGTGGCTATAATAGCCGGTTCCATACCCATTTCAGTCAGGAAACTCACCATACCTGACACTAAATCAGGGTCTCCGTAGATTGCCACTTTCCGCCCGTAGTTATATGCCTGAGAATCAACCAAAGCATCCAGTAATCTACCACGGTCGCGTTCCAGTTCTGGGGGAATGTTTTCAATATTTTTCAGAGAGGAGAGGGTGCTGATGAATTGATCAGTGTTCTCCAGTCCCACCGGGAGGGGTAGTGTGATATGGGGAACACTGAATCTTTTCTTCAGGAAGATCCCACCAGAATCTACATGTTTGGATAGGGTTAAAGTAATTTTTGAATTGGCAGTCTGTCTGATTTCATCTAAAGTTGTTCCTCCAGAGGGTAAAAATTCTATAGATCCATCTAGGGGGGCATGAAGTGATTCTGAGGTATCTGTGAGGATAATACTCTCCAGTTCCATAAGACTGAGTATCTCTTTAACTTCCTCCACATCTGCGGGGGCCAGATTTCCAGGGATGATGTTGATTACATCATTCTTATCATCGGACATTGGGGGCAAAGCCAGACTTTCTATGAGGGATTTAATGGTTTTATCATAACCTTCCACATGAGAACCAGTATAACTGGGAGTGGATACAGTTATTATGGGTGGAAGTTCCTCTTTATGAAGTTTAAAGTAGGTTTCACTGAATTTATTTATTATGCCATCCACATCATCCCCAATGGTCTCAGTGAGACAACTGGAGGTCACCCCAATCAGGGTGGGATGATACTGTAAGTTCATGGTCTCCAAGGCCTTTTGAAGGTTTTTTTCGCCTCCATACACCACAGTACTCTCACTCATGGATGTGGATGACACGTTAATTGGTTCCCTGAAATGACGGCATAACTGGAAGCGCATATAGGTACTGCACCCCTGTGAACCATGTATAAGGGGCATGGCACCTTCAATACCCAGAAGAGCCTGCACAGCACCCATGGGCTGACACATTCTACAGGGATTGATCACGGCAAATTTCTTTTTATTATCCTCCCTGGATTTTCCAGTTGATGTAACATTCTCTGGGGGGACATGCTTAGGAGTACTGTGCAATTACATCACCTCTGGGGAAATTTTTGGTTTTGTTGAACATTCTTTTACGGATTTTTTGCATTTAATTACGTCTTTAGACTTTAAATTGCACTTATATTGCCTTTGACTTTTTTTATTCACCATTGGCTTTGATTTAAATGGATTTTTTAAAACTGAGCTTTTTTTTATGCCTGGAGTGTATTTCCAAACTGGACTTGACACTGCCCGGTCCACTTCCCTGGCAAAGTTAAGGAATCCTTGAAAACCAGCAAAAGAGCTGATCCGGTCATGGTTAAAGTCACAGAAAGCCACTCCCATTTTCAGTGACATATATTTCTCTTTTGCTCCTGAAACCAGTAGATCGGGTTGATATTTATCCAGGAGTCTGGCCAGTTCCATGGCATTGGCATCATCCACAATGATGGTTCCATCTCTCACAGTCTCCTTTATCCGCTGGTAGTCTTCAGGCAACCCATTTTGAGTTCCAGTCATCAGTACTTCCATTCCCAGCTCTTCAAATGCTCTGATAAGAGACCATGCCTTATTTCCACCAACATAGACTGCCACTTTTTTACCAGTCAAACGTTCCCTGTAAGGGGTGATGGCATCTTTAATTCGATTAGTTTCCAATTCAATGAGATTTTCAGCTGCCTCCATCATTGTTGGGTCGTTGAAAAATTCAGCAATGGATCTGAGGGATTTTGAGGTTTCTTCAACTCCGAAAAAGTTTACCCTGATCTGGGGAATACTGTAACGTTCTTCCATGGAATCCGCCAGATAACGGGATGATTTCTGGCACTGTACCAGGTTCATATGAGCCAGATGAGCATTGGCTATCTCTTCAACCCGTGAGTCTCCAGTAATCACAGCCTGGATGGAAACTCCAATCTTTTCCAGAAGTGGTTTCATGGCCCAGAAATCTCCAGCCACATTGAACTCTCCTAAAATGTTTATTAAGTAATCCGTTGTTGTCGGAGATTCTTCTGCCGTATCTGTGGGGGAAATATCTATTTTAAGAGTTTTTATTTTCTTTTGGGGAGTTTTGATACTCTTATGGGGAGGTTCGGTACCAATGAGGTATTCTATCATTGCGTCACAGGCAAGCTGGTGTCCCAACGATTTATTCACACTCCTGAAACCTTCTGATTGGACCGGTATAACTCTTGATCCGGTGATTTCGGTTGCTTCACGGCAAACACTTTTAAGATCATCCCCAATTAATCCCACCACACAGGTGGCGTAGACGAAAATGGCAGCGGGCTTGAATAACTGGTTTAATTCGATGATGGTTTCCAGGAGTTTTTTCTCGCCTCCGAAGACAATGTCCTTTTCCTGGAGATCGGTGGAGAATCCATTACGATAGAGTTCTGATCCTGAAGATCTGCTTCCACGAATATCCCAGGTGCATGATGCACAGCCCAGGGGACCGTGTACCAGGTGGATGGCATCGGTTATAGGCATTAGAACCACCCGGGCCCCACCATAGACGCATGATCGCTGAGTTACCATTCCAGGAACACTGGCCTGGTTACATGCTGGAGTAGATTCATTACCCTCTCTTTTGATGCACATGTGCTTCCTTCGGGATTTCAGGGTACTTATCACATCTTTTGGTATTTCAGGAATCTTAATCTCCGGCAAATCCAGGGAAGAAATCACTTCTTCATCCCCTGTTTGAGGGTTATGGTGAGATTTATTATTCTTTAGCATTAGATAACCGTTAATTTACATTTATTCATTTTTTTAGCTATGTTTCTATCTTTTTTTTAAAAAAATTTAAAAAAATATTGACTTATTTTGTTCACTGCTGTAGCTTCCAGTGTTCTTTGTCGTAATATTTTTCAAACACGGTATTGGTTATTCTGTCTATTAGATTAACAGAACCGTTATATCCAACAATAGGGACCCTGTGGTATCCTGCTCGGTCATAAACTGGGTATCCAACTCTTACCAGTGGAATATCCAAGTGTTTGGCAAATAATCTACCATCAGAGTGGCCGATCATCAATTCTACTGGTTCTTCTTCTAGTTTAACCTCTAAAGCTCTTAGATCGCTTCCTATCATGACATCTACTGGTTCATCAGATTCTTTGGCTACTTTTTCCATTTCACTAACGAATTCTGGATTTTCAACACCAGTACAAACCACAGATGGAATCATTCCCAGTTCACATACAAAGCGGGCTATCCCTGCACTTATAGCGGGGTCCCCGAATATGGCTACTTTTCGTCCGAAAAGATACCTTGATGCTAGATCTGCCATTGAATCGATTAGTAATCCTCTTTCATCTAGTAAGGAGTCTGGAATTTCCAGATCTGTGAATTTCTTCAAGTTTCTGAGGAACTGATCTGTATTACGAACTCCTATGGGTATGGGACCTACTGCAGCCGGGACATTGTATTTTTTCTCCAATGAAAGAGCACCTGAACCAGAATATTCGCATAAAGATATGGTACCTAAACTGTTTGGAGAATCAGCTATCTCTTCAACAGTTGTTCCTCCTTTGGGATAGAATGGTCTGGTTTCTGTTGCTGATGGTCTTAGTGGAGAGTCGAAGGGATCGGATATATCGGTAAGTACAATACCCTCAACTCCCATTAAACTCAGTATGTGCTTTATTTCTCTGATATCTCCTGGGTTAACCATTCCTGGAATTATGTTAACTTTTTCATTGGCATCTCCTGGATCCTGAGCCAGATTTGTGACCAGAGCTTTAATGGCATTATCATAGCCTTTGAAATGGTTTTCTACAAAACTGGGAGTGCTTATTGCAACAATTTTTATTTTTTCCGCTTCTTTTTCTCCCATTTTTTCTTTCAGTTCTTCCTTAGCTATTTTAATGAAACCTTCCATATCATCTCCAATAATTTCACTGGAACAGGTGCTTATGGCACCGATCACACTTGGTTTAAATCTGACTGCCAGGTTTCCAATACCCGATATCAGGTTTTTCCTACCACCAAAGACTGCGGCATCTTCGTGCAGTGATGTTACTGCAATTTCAGATGGTTCACGGAAGTGGCGGGAGAATGAGTATCGGACAAATGTGGAGCATCCTTGAGAACCGTGGACTAATGGGAGTCCTCTTCTTATCCCTGCAACTGCGTACATGGCACCCATGGGCTGACAGGTAACCAGAGGATTAATTACGGCAGTTCGATCCCTTTTCATTACATTGGCACAGCTCATTATGGGGCCTCCTTTTGTTGTTCTTTTTTAGGAGCATTTATCTCCGGTTCCTGTATTATTCCTTCTATTTCTGCCTCTAATTCTTCTTCATCATCTATTGTTTCTTCAAATTCCAGCATATTCCACACTGGGCTGTAAATAGATGCATATATGTCTTGAGCCAGGTTTAAAAATCCTTCAAAGCCCATGTAAGGTCCATTTTCGTAGGAATGGATTAAAACGCATGGAACTCCCAATTTATGGGCTATGTACTTCTCTTTTATCCCGGAGAGGATTATGTCTGGTTTGTAGACTTCAATGATTTCTTCAAGTTCCAGTGAGTTAGGATCGTCTATTATTACGGTTCCTTCGCCTACACGTTCTTTGATCTTTTCATATCCATCTTCGTGTTCAAACATGGTTGAAACGGCAACTGTTTCCATTCCAAGGTGTTCTTTTAATGGTTCAGGAAGGTGCCAGTTTTTAGGTCCTCCTGAAAATACCCACACAGTTTTGCCTTGAAGTTTCTCTTTATAGAAATCTAATTTTGGCTGTATTTCTGCCATTTCACGTTTTATGAGTTTTTCAGCGTTTTCTTCAAGCCCAAAATGTTTGGCTACAGTTATCAAGTTTTCTGCACAGTATTTTGGCCCGAAAAAGTCCACTTTAATGTAGGGAATGCCGTATTTTTCTTCGATTAAGTCTGCAATGTAGGTGGCTGATCTCTGGCACCTCACCAGACTTAATTTAGCCCGGTGCATCCAGCATATCTCGTCATGACTGCAATCTCCAGTGAATTTGGAGAGTAAGTTTATTCCAATTTCGTCAAAGTACTTTTTTAAGACCCACAGGTCTCCGTCTATGTTGTATTCCCCGATAAGGTTAATATCATAAGGTGTTGTTTCTGGAGGTTCTTTGGTGCCCACCAGTTTGTTGAAGAGGGTTAAGTTACCTACGTGGTGTCCTTTAGACTGTGTAGGGCCAGAAAAACCGGGAGCATTAAATGCTACCACGTCTTTTCCAATTTCTTCTGATAATTCTTTTGCAACTGCATCCATATCGTCCCCTATAAGTCCGGTGGTACATGTGGCGTAGGTGTAGATAGCGGTTACGAATGGGAATTCCTTAGCAGCTTCCAGAATGGATTGTCTGAGTTTTTTCATTCCTCCGAAAACCACATCGGATTCTTTAAGATCGGTTCCCATGATGTATTTCAGGTTGAACTGGTCAATGGGAACTTTGTCTCCGTTGGGAAGATCTGGTGAAGTGGGATACCTTTTACTTCCGCAACCGTATGTGGTACATCCTACTGGTGAATGGACCACGTGGATCACGTCCTTAACGGCTCCAGTTATAACTCCTTTAACTCCTGCAAATGCACATCCTCTCTCTGTCATACATCCGGGAATGGTGGTTGTATTACATTTTGGGATTTCTTCGGTTGGATCAGCTAAATCTTTTACATACGTATGTTTTTTTCTATTTGGAATGTCTTTATCCACTTCAAAAAGTTTATGGGGCATTTTTACTCTCCTAAAATGCTAATTTCTCCGTTATTTTTTTATTGAATAATTTTATCTTATTATCTCCTGTTAAGCATTAATCTTAATATAAACCTAAATCAGGGCTTTTGTCCCTCGTTCATTGGTTCTTACCCTCACTGCCTCATCTATAGGGCATACAAATAATTTACCATCACCGTTTTGTCCGGTCTGGTTAACTCTCATAATGGCTTCAACAATTAAAGAAACATCTTCATCGGGTACAATTAGCGATATAAGTCGTTTAGGTATGTATCGCATGGTACCTTCCTCTTTTAGAAGGGTTTCGTTCTGTATGTCAAAGGATACCTCTCCAATTATTGCTTTCTGCTTTCCTCGCCCCATTACTCTTTGTGCAGTCATTGCAGGAAATCCAAGGGCGTTTAGAACGTCCTTAGTTTGAGTCATTTTGTTGGGGCGGATTATTGCTATTATTTCTTTCATTAAATGCACCGACTTTTATTTCCCATAAATTAAGTTAAAGTTCACTACTGCGCGTTCTTACGGTGTATGCTTCATCTACTGGGCTAATGAATATTTTTCCATCACCAAAACTCCCGGTAAATGCTGATTCATTTATTAAATCAACGATTTGGGGAGTGGCATCGTCTTCTGCAACCAGTAGAATCATTGTTTTAGGTAATTCATCGTAGTAAATTTTATCCACCTGAATACCCTTTTGTTTTCCACGCCCAATAACATCCATTTTGGTTAAAGCCACATAACCAGCTTCTGCCAGTGAATCAACCACTTCTTCAGTTTTATCTGGGCGTACTATTGCTCTAATCATTTTCATTTTCTTAATCACCATTAAATTCTTGATCTTTAACGTCCATGGTTATTAATAACATTTTAATTTAATTCATGGGTTACTGGTTTAGTCAACTAAACCATAATCTATAACGAGTTCTTCCAGTTCTTCCATGGTCATAGGGGTTGGAATTACGAAATTTTCGTTTTCTATAATTTTTCTACCTAATTCCTCGTACTCATGGGCCTGGTTACATTCTTCATCAAAGTCAACCACAGTTCTTTTGTTGAATTCTGCTTTTTGCACGATGTTATCCCTAGGAACGAAGTGTATCAATTGTGTCCCGATACGTTTACAGAATTCTTCCATGAGTTCTTTTTCCCCGTCAACGTTTCGACTGTTACAGATTATTCCTCCCAGTCTCACACCGCTTTGTTCTGCATATTTTACCATACCTTTGCACAGGTTGTTGGCGGCGTACAGTGCCATCATCTCTCCAGATGCGACCACGTAGATCTCTTCTGCTTTCCCATCCCTGATGGGCATTGCGAATCCTCCGCACACAACGTCACCTAGAACATCGAAGAAAACAAAGTCATTGTCTTCATAGACTTTCAATTGTTCCATGATTGTTATGGCGGTTATAACTCCCCTACCGGCACATCCAACACCAGGTTCAGGTCCTCCGGATTCTACACATTTTATTCCTTCAAAACCGGTGGACATAATTTTGTCCAGTTCCATACAGGCTTCTTCTCCCTCTTCTCTCAGGGTGTCCATCATGGTTGTTTGCATTTTTCCCCCAAGGATCATTCTTGTACTGTCTGCTTTGGGGTCACAGCCGTGTATCATCACTTTCTTATCGTGAAAGTGTGCCATGGCTGTTGCTGTGTTTTGAGTTGTTGTTGACTTTCCAATTCCACCTTTACCGTATATAGCTATTTTTCTTACCATTTTGACCTCTCTTGTTTAGTTTTCTAATAAATTTAACCGGAAGAAGGAAACATACTTCCGACAAACTAGTGTTGGCAATCATCTTATATAAATTTTCTGGTGCAGGGGTACTGAAAAGTTGTGAGAGATTAGAAATTTTCTCTAAAATACTTTTAGTCTAATACCGTTATTCATGAAAAAAACATAATAAATGTTGAAAATAGTTAGCAAATCAGTTCAACACGCCTTAACTTTTACAAGCCAGTGCAGAATAAACTTATCCAAAAAACATAGTTATAATCTCAACTAAATAGCTAAATATTAATAAAAATCCTTGAAAATATCTAAAATTAGTAAAACCCAAAATATGGGGTAGTCCCTAATCATTTATTAACATTTTTGCCTTCATATCGCCTCGCTATTAATATTTTAATGATATTTCCGGCTGACTTGTGAAATTATTCAAGGAACACAGGCCATCCTTCCCCCAACATCCAAAATCTGTACATCAATACCGTAAATACGTTTCATGTTCTGGGGGGTGATGACATCTTCTGGTTTTCCCAGGGCTATGAATCTTTTCTCATTCATAAGGGCCACTTTAGTGGCAGAAATAAATGCATGGTCTGGGAAGTGGGAGGACATTATCACAGCTAGACCTTCGCTGGCCAGTTTTTGTATAATATTCAAGGTTCGAATTTGATTACCAAAATCAAGGTGGGAAGTGGGTTCATCCAGAATAAGAATACTGGGTTCTTGGGCCAAAACCCGGGCAATGAAAACCAGCTGCTGTTCACCACCACTTATCTCAGTGTAGGGTCTATCCTTCATATAACTAATATTCAAGGATTCCAGGGCTTTTAAGGCGATCTCATAGTCCTTTTCAGAAGGAGATTCAAACATGTCCAGATGAGGAGATCTGCCCATTAACACTACATCCAAGACAGTAAACGGAAAGGTTGAATTATGAATTTGAGGGATGTAACCAATATTTTTGGCCAGATCTGCACGGGAAAAAGAATTCATATCCTGGCCATCAATAATGATCTCTCCTGAATTAGGCTTCATAAGACCGGTTAAACATTTAATCAGGGTGGTTTTACCGGTACCATTGGCACCCAGAATGCAGAAAATATCTCCTTGAGTAATTGAAAAATTTATATCCTCAAAAATATTCTCATTATCATCATAGGCAAATGAACAACCTTTTATCTCCATAAGAGGGTTCATACCCACACCTCTTTACTTTTTCTAAGAAGATATAAGAAGAATGGAACTCCAATAAGTGCTGTAAGTATTCCTATTGGGATTTCAACTGTGGTAAGTGTTCTAGTGACATCATCGATCAGTAAAAGGAAGAAAGCACCGGTAACCACACTGGCTGGTAGGAGAATTTTATGATCAGGCCCCACGATCATCCGGGCAACGTGGGGTATAACCAAACCTACCCAACCAATAATTCCACAAATACTAACCGAGGATGCGGTTACCACAGTACAGCATAAAATTATAATGGCCTGCAGCTTTTTAGTATCCACGCCCATGGTTTGAGCTTCTTCCTCACCCATTGAAATAACGTTAATCCTCCAGCGGATAAGAAGAAGGATTACTATTCCGATTATAACTGGTATTCCCATCATAACCAGTTTTTCCATGGTCACTGCTGAAAAACTCCCCATAAGCCAGAAAACTATGGAGGGAAGTTGCTGGTACGGGTCAGCAACGTATTTAGAAAGGGCGATCAGAGCTCCGAAGAAGGATTCAATGGCAATACCACATAAAATCAAGGTCAGTATGGAAGTTCCTTTAAAGGTCCTGCTAATG includes the following:
- a CDS encoding hypothetical protein (PFAM: Dinitrogenase iron-molybdenum cofactor), encoding MKIAVASSDGETVDQHFGQASHYLIFQMGKGGLEFVELREKSKKPIYDHEYRWKRGLEILKDCRVVFCRRIGEEPRQKLQEMGIEVVESKKETITNAITGYLASVIQEIKSNKKMEGEDAPDRD
- a CDS encoding nitrogenase molybdenum-iron protein (PFAM: Nitrogenase component 1 type Oxidoreductase) — encoded protein: MSCANVMKRDRTAVINPLVTCQPMGAMYAVAGIRRGLPLVHGSQGCSTFVRYSFSRHFREPSEIAVTSLHEDAAVFGGRKNLISGIGNLAVRFKPSVIGAISTCSSEIIGDDMEGFIKIAKEELKEKMGEKEAEKIKIVAISTPSFVENHFKGYDNAIKALVTNLAQDPGDANEKVNIIPGMVNPGDIREIKHILSLMGVEGIVLTDISDPFDSPLRPSATETRPFYPKGGTTVEEIADSPNSLGTISLCEYSGSGALSLEKKYNVPAAVGPIPIGVRNTDQFLRNLKKFTDLEIPDSLLDERGLLIDSMADLASRYLFGRKVAIFGDPAISAGIARFVCELGMIPSVVCTGVENPEFVSEMEKVAKESDEPVDVMIGSDLRALEVKLEEEPVELMIGHSDGRLFAKHLDIPLVRVGYPVYDRAGYHRVPIVGYNGSVNLIDRITNTVFEKYYDKEHWKLQQ
- a CDS encoding nitrogenase molybdenum-iron cofactor biosynthesis protein NifN (PFAM: Nitrogenase component 1 type Oxidoreductase~TIGRFAM: nitrogenase molybdenum-iron cofactor biosynthesis protein NifN) encodes the protein MHSTPKHVPPENVTSTGKSREDNKKKFAVINPCRMCQPMGAVQALLGIEGAMPLIHGSQGCSTYMRFQLCRHFREPINVSSTSMSESTVVYGGEKNLQKALETMNLQYHPTLIGVTSSCLTETIGDDVDGIINKFSETYFKLHKEELPPIITVSTPSYTGSHVEGYDKTIKSLIESLALPPMSDDKNDVINIIPGNLAPADVEEVKEILSLMELESIILTDTSESLHAPLDGSIEFLPSGGTTLDEIRQTANSKITLTLSKHVDSGGIFLKKRFSVPHITLPLPVGLENTDQFISTLSSLKNIENIPPELERDRGRLLDALVDSQAYNYGRKVAIYGDPDLVSGMVSFLTEMGMEPAIIATGTHSSKFSTDIQQIIRKTGHDPVILNGGDLYDLHQQVKKTGVDLLIGNSYGARIAVDENIPLFRVGFPIFDRVGAQRIRILGYKGSLNLLDQLTNTIIHHYYDEAGYELMDGVEN
- a CDS encoding nitrogenase molybdenum-iron cofactor biosynthesis protein NifE (PFAM: Nitrogenase component 1 type Oxidoreductase~TIGRFAM: nitrogenase molybdenum-iron cofactor biosynthesis protein NifE) encodes the protein MLKNNKSHHNPQTGDEEVISSLDLPEIKIPEIPKDVISTLKSRRKHMCIKREGNESTPACNQASVPGMVTQRSCVYGGARVVLMPITDAIHLVHGPLGCASCTWDIRGSRSSGSELYRNGFSTDLQEKDIVFGGEKKLLETIIELNQLFKPAAIFVYATCVVGLIGDDLKSVCREATEITGSRVIPVQSEGFRSVNKSLGHQLACDAMIEYLIGTEPPHKSIKTPQKKIKTLKIDISPTDTAEESPTTTDYLINILGEFNVAGDFWAMKPLLEKIGVSIQAVITGDSRVEEIANAHLAHMNLVQCQKSSRYLADSMEERYSIPQIRVNFFGVEETSKSLRSIAEFFNDPTMMEAAENLIELETNRIKDAITPYRERLTGKKVAVYVGGNKAWSLIRAFEELGMEVLMTGTQNGLPEDYQRIKETVRDGTIIVDDANAMELARLLDKYQPDLLVSGAKEKYMSLKMGVAFCDFNHDRISSFAGFQGFLNFAREVDRAVSSPVWKYTPGIKKSSVLKNPFKSKPMVNKKSQRQYKCNLKSKDVIKCKKSVKECSTKPKISPEVM
- a CDS encoding anaerobic dehydrogenase, typically selenocysteine-containing (PFAM: Molybdopterin oxidoreductase; Molydopterin dinucleotide binding domain; Molybdopterin oxidoreductase Fe4S4 domain) — protein: MREVLTACTADCPGTCSIIAQVENERIVKLRGNPEHEITSGFICKNMKHYLEERFYSDRRILHPLKKEDGEWVQIGWDEALNIATSKIRNACENYGSQSILYYQGYGARTALRIINRRFFNLLGGVSTLCGSICGGTGQAGQEIDMGVRISHDPLDHLNSNVILVWGRNPAVTDVHLWKIIIQARRKGVKLVVIDPVNTPTSRRADIYLQPVPGSDSFLAIAIAKIILKEGFFDEEFINKNTEYFQDYQELLNDYSLNELSKITDVPLDDLYELARLYASGHPSSIILGWGLQRYRQSHLTFRLIDALAAITGNIGKSGGGVSHGFDEYGYFNHQHALDDQAPNQRKLTIPIVGEEIIQTQDPPIKLIFITAGNPLAMLANTPKVKKAFQSVDDVIMVDHFLNDTADVANLFLPATSFLEEEDLVGSYGHNWISPLNPVIKPGGEARSELQIFQELAVKLGFGEEMAGSPREWLGKLAEPIIHEGISLEELLRKPYRFPSAPVTPFSDGNFETESGNYEFPTELHLKIADAMINENFKLNNGFNLRLLSVSPRDWIGSEIPENEHGKSVLVVQIHPKVLKEIDIEDGEEVWLESRQGRLLVKVKENNGLRPDYVLTHRGGWRKYNKCVNILTPDLVSDQGNGAPYYETFVRLKRTI